The genomic interval GTCGCATGCTTTATACCTGCGCCTACTCTTTTCTTCTAGAAGAGGGATACGCAATTGGTTTCAGTTTCCAGTCAtaaaatataatactccctccgtttcacaatgtaagtcattctagtatttcccacattagattcattaacatcaatatgaatgtgggaaatgctagaatgacttacattgtgaaatggaggaagtagcaatAGCACCaagacaaagaaaagaaaagtggAAATTTCAGTGGtgacagaaaagaaaaagaaacattcCATGGATTTTATGCACGTGCTTTTGATTTATGGTAGAACCCAAAAACACATAATTTGATGAATAAATTGATCCTTGAGTAGTACTctcttcgtccaaaaaaaacctaacctaGGATTAGGATGATACATAGGCTGAGTTCGGTACTCATGGTTCCCAACTCACTTCCCTCTTTTTctgcgtgcacgcttttcaaattgctaaatggtacgttttttttaaaaaaaatttatacgaaagttgcttaaaaaattatattgatctatttttggaaaaaaagctaatacttaattaatcacgcgctaatggaccttTTTTTGTGCTAAGGGAATGAGTTCCCAACCGAGAGAATCGAACGCAACCATAGTCTAATATAACGAATCTAGTCAGaagcatgtccagattcatcgtatTATGTCCTATCCCAATCctaaattgagttttttttgatAGAGTAGGAAGTACACTACTACTAGTAGGGATTGAGATCAGCTGCAGTGGTAACTACGACTGCAACTTAGGACTGCACGTATCTTCAGCCGTTCATTTTGACGATCAACGGTCCAGTTTTGCCACTACAGTTATCAAACTACATAATCatagtaatattttattttacagtaCTTTTGCTACAGTGCTCTACCTAATCAGTGCCATCTGATTCAGATCAAACGGTAGCTGCTATGACTGCATAAGTTGCAGTCAGTACTACTACTGCAGCTGATCCAAATCCTACTAGTAGATACTAATTTTACCCTATAAACATTTTAAAGCTGGataaattctttcttttttcttgatgAGGACTTGCTACTGAATCTGAAAATTGAAGTTttggtctgaactctgaaggctTAAAGCCTTAAACCCCACAGTGAACTCTTAGAGTTTTCAAGTCTTCTCATTGTAAGAGTAAACCCTGAACTATTTGATCGCCTTCGTTCTTCAATCTTGACGTCTTGTGGTTGTGGTGTAGAGGATTGAAAGCAGCATGTGTTGATAGGCCTGAGCCTGCACCTCTCTTCTGGAAGAGGGATACGCAATTGGTTTCAGTTTCCTGTCAGAAAAATAGAATAGCAATAGCgccaacaaaaaagaaaagaaaagaggttCCAGTGCTGctgatagaaaataaaaaagaaacattccATGGATTCCATGCACGTGCTTACGATTTATGGTAGATTCcaaaacacaaaaaatattatgaataaACTCATCCTTGATCTATACTACTACTCGTACAAACATAAGATGAATAcattctctcctctttttttctctgcGGATTTGCTACTGAACCTGATGAAATTTGAAGTTCTGGACTGGTCTGAACTATGAAGGCTTAAACCCCAcagaaacggaaaaaaaaaagaaaatacagtAATAAACTCTTCAGTTCTCAAGTCTTCTCATTGAAAGAGTAAACCCTGAAGTCTGAACTGAACATGCAATTTCCTTCTAGTTAGCTGATCCTGacaggtcaagtctgaaccgaAGCTTCAGTTTCTatcatcctcttcttccccaGGTTGCTGATCCTGTCAAGCAACGCCACGAGCTAGTCAATCAATGGCCAGGGATTAGAATAATCGATGACTAGGTTCCAGTACTGTACCAATCAATTCTCTACTGAATTCCAAATTCTCAATACAGGAcgcttagggtgtgtttagttgacgttaaaattggaagtttgtttgaaattgaaacgatatgatgAAAAGGTTGGAAGtttgtatgtagaaaagttttgatgtgatggaaaagttgaaagtttgaagaaaaaatgtagaactaaactcggcctaaactgtaatttttttctccatttgTAATTTATGGGGGTGTCATTGTCCTGCTTACCAAACCAACTTTCCAAgctggtgtgtttttttttttctttgccgcTTGTCGCCGTCGCATTTGAGCTCCACAAGTCGTCCGTGCGAGGTTTCAAACGTCAAAGTCCTCTTCACATTGTCCTGCATATATCTTTTATATTCCAAGAAATCTAAACTCAATCAAGAACCGAATTTTAAAACCCCTTTATCTTTTTCGGGGAAAGAAAACCTTTAATTCTTTACTTCTAAAACCCTGTTCAGCCCCACCGTTTAGCCTTTACATTACCAACATAAgctaaactttaaaattaaatttaaacttagagttaattttaggttttttctcatgtttatttttaagtaTTTGCTTTTGTATCACTAAGAACATATAACTTATTATTTAATCGTTAATAAGCTGTTCCGCTAATACCCAAACACTAAAATCAAATTGGCAACTTGGCATGTACTCCTTAAAAAGTAGAAATTGATATTTGTGAAAATTATATAATCTGAAATTATAGTATTATGAGAAATAAGACCGGACACCATACTCCTTAGACAATAACTGTCCAACGGCATCTGCTCTCACTGACTCACTCATCTCTAGAAGAAGCAAACAAACACCAACTACTCCTCCATCTATCTGTACCGGATTATCCTAATCGCGTTTACTAAACTCCGCTAAAATCTCTTGTATTCCCACAAAAtttccccaaaattttttacTAAAACTTTTTCCTCAAGATAGAAAAAACTATATATCCTTTTGGTTTGCAAAGGTTTTACTAGGTTATTTGCCCCCCTCTTCTAGAACGCATCCAGAATTCGTGGACTCTGCGACCCAACTCACACGGCGAAGCACACagaaatttttttcccaaatccatttattttcctctcttctctctctcgaatcgaatcgaatcgccTCGCCTCCTTTGTTGAATTGAATCCAAGCTcgattcgccgccgccgcacgccgccatgGGCAACTGCTGcggcacgccggcgacggcggaggagggcgggaagaggaggaggagggggaagcaGAAGAAGGCGAACCCCTTCACCGTCGCGTACAaccgcgcgccgtcgtcggcgggggcggcggcggggaggcccGGGCTGATGGTGCTGCGGGACCCGACGGGGCGGGACCTCGGCGCGCGgtacgagctcggcggcgagctgGGGCGCGGCGAGTTCGGGATCACGTACCTGTGCACGGAGGCGGAGACGGGGGACAGGTACGCGTGCAAGTCGATATCGAAGCGGAAGCTGCGGACGCCGGTGGACGTGGAGGACGTGCGGCGCGAGGTGGAGATCATGCGCCACATGCCGTCGCATCCGAACATCGTCAGCCTCCGCGCCGCCTACGAGGACGAGGACAACGTGCACCTCGTCATGGAGCTCTGCGAGGGCGGCGAGCTCTTCGACAGGATCGTCGCGCGGGGCCACTACaccgagcgcgccgccgccgccgtcacgcgCACCATCGTCGAGGTGGTTCAGGTGAACGCGTGTCTCCGTGTGGACTGTGGACTGGACAGAGTcctgttctatttttttttaccttgttatttgcttaattaatttctagcaTCTATTGTTATGTTCGTAAATAAATTTGGTTCAGATGAGAGAAATTGGtggttatgcctcaaataggATAATTGCTACTACTAGCTGTTATGTTCATGAATTGGCCATGATCTGGTCTTTTATGTAGTGAGGAATTAGAAATCATGGTAGCATCCAACTGGGTATCTGGTAAGATTCTGAGCAAAATTTAATTGTTGAATTTGCTAGGGTTCAACAGTCTGTTAAACCTTGGTGCTTGTTAGAGTCACCCATCATTGTTTAGCCAGAGTGATAATGTATTGACAAAGGAGTCCATGTACTAGTGAAGTGCATTTTGTACTGCGAGTATGGTATATTTTGGCAGCAGTTCTATTTGTAAACGTATAATCACGCTGATTCTAGAATGTGTGCTAGCAGTTCTTCATCATGTGCTTTTCATATTAAGTTCTTGCTATATTGGACTTGCTTTTGTGACATCTGACATGTATTGTTGTCCTCTCTACTGAACAGATGTGCCACAGGCATGGTGTCATGCACCGCGACCTTAAACCAGAAAACTTCCTATATGCTAACAAGAAGGATAGTTCTCCTCTGAAGGCAATTGATTTTGGGCTATCTGTGTTCTTCAGGCCTGGTATGCTCTGCAGACTGATGCTCAAGTACATAACTTTAGAATAAATGGAACTGAATCTATTGTACTTGGACAAAACAAGTAGAAGAAGAGCAAATGGGATTGCCCCATTGTACTTTGCTTCAATTCACTGCAAATGGAGCTTACTTCATAGGCACATGCAGCATTCTTTTCAGCAAAACTGAATGCTTGTTGATTTCTAATGATGGATTCAATATGCAGGTGAGCGGTTCACTGAAATTGTAGGCAGTCCATATTACATGGCTCCAGAGGTTTTAAAGCGACACTATGGCCCTGAAGTTGATGTCTGGAGTGCAGGAGTGATACTTTACATACTCCTTTGCGGTGTACCACCATTTTGGGCAGGTGTGTTCTTTCTCTTGACTAGACTGCATGTGTTGCGGGGAAGTTATAGAACACCATTCTTATCATATTATTGTGGTGCCATGCAGAAACCGAGCAGGGAGTAGCGCAGGCAATTATACGCTCTGTGGTAGATTTCAAAAGAGAACCATGGCCCAGGGTATCTGAGCCAGCTAAAGATCTTGTTAAGCGGATGTTGGACCCAAATCCCATGACAAGGCTTACTGCAGAACAAGTACTTGGTAAGCATCGCCAATCACCTGTCCTAACGCGTAGCAGCATACATATATCTCACTCCTACTTTAGTGGAATATATGAAGGATATGTCTGTACTATATATTATCTATGATGTGATTGATGAGTAATGAACTCACATTATTATAAGAAGATTTAAAATTAGCCCAGGGCTATTTATTATTCAGGGACCATCATGCAGGGCTAATCTCAGAAAAGTTCTCCGAAAAATGGCTAGCTGTACCCTTTTTTTTACTGTGTTTTTATCCAGAATGTTTTTTAATGGCACCATGATTAACATTTTTCATGGCTCagacatttttttctcattgttTTTCTCTGATTTTCGTTGCATGTACAGAACATCCATGGTTACATGATTCTAAAAAGATGCCTGACATTCCTCTTGGTGATGCTGTCCGAGCTAGACTGCAGCAATTTGCTGCGATGAACAAGTTAAAGAAGAAAGCCCTTAAGGTAGCATTTATAATATGTTAGCACCAAAATAGATTATTATTCTTATTGAATAAAAACTTCTACGTAGAGATCACATATAATTTGCTTCCTAAATTCTAAACACGAGATGTGCATAAggatttttctccttttcttgtaGTTAGCTTATTTGTGCTTAATTGCAGGTCATTGCTGAGCATTTGTCTGCAGAGGAAGCAGCTGACATAAAGGACATGTTTGATAAAATGGATGTGAGCAAGAATGGCCAGCTGACCTTTGAGGATTTCAAGGCTGGCATACGTAAACTTGGGAATCAGATGCCTGATTCAGATCTTAAGATATTGATGGATGCTGTGAGTTATCATTAAAAATGGTCTAAACTAGAATAAAAAGGACTGGTTCTGGTTCTTGGCGATACATATTGATGTTCGCTCATTGCTTTGCAGGCTGATATTGACAAAAATGGGATCCTGGACTATCAAGAATTTGTTGCTGTGTCTATCCATGTGAGGAAAataggcaatgatgaacatatCCAGAAGGCTTTCTCATATTTTGACCAAAATAAGAGTGGTTACATAGAAATTGAAGAGCTTAGAGAGGCCTTGGTTGATGAAATAGATGGTAATGATGAAGACATTATTAATAGCATCATCCGTGATGTAGATACAGACAAGGTCAGCTTAATCTTTCCTTAGCAGGCCATTATATTGCATGACATTGTTCTTGGTATCTATGCAATGACTTcaattatataaaagttataagCCCACAGCTAGTGAAATCTATGAATATCATTTGCTAGAAGCTGAATAGTGCCACATACTTGATTACCTGGTAGCCAGGGTTCAAATGTTTCTACCTTTGGCTGCAAGGCAGGGTTTATTTAATTAAAGGGTTGGCGAATGTTATCATTGACCTATACTATCATATAATAAGTTGTAACCGGATGGACAAGGATAGTCTAATTAGACGACATAAAACAAATGACATAACAAACAAACAACTGGGGTAGGCTTACTGGAGATGATTCTAGTGCAATTGTTAGTTGAAAGTAACATTAGCAAAGTATGACCTGTTCAAATTCCGTGTGATTGAACTTGTCGATATGGTAATCCTAACAACAATGCaatgttttcttttcatttattCTTTTCTCAGGATGGGAAAATAAGCTACGACGAGTTTGCCGTCATGATGAAGGCCGGCACTGACTGGAGGAAGGCATCTAGGCAGTACTCAAGACAAAGGTTCAGTAACCTCAGTCTGAAGCTTCAAAAGGACGGATCCATCAGTGACGACACGCAATAGACTGGACAGAGAAAAAAACTACGCTTACGTTTTTTCTTTGCTGTGTGCTGGCTGTTACATTATTTTTTCACACAGTAACTTAGTGGCTTTGTATAGATAGCATTTGTGGTTTTGTGCTTACCAGCAGCGATTATATTTGTCAGTCAGGCGGCAGATATGTATGTACCCAAAAGAGGGCGGGATGGGGAAGCAGATGGTGCGCTTACAGTTTACTAGACCAGAATTGTTGGTACAATTGTTTGTAGTTTTGTACGTACCATAATACAAGCGGCGTGAAATTCTCAACTCGTTCATCCTGTTGTCATCCAGTGTATCTGAATCTGAAATTCTATGTATCTGAATCTGAACTCTGGAAGTTGTGACCTGCTACGGTAGTAGCTTGCATTGAACCtgtttggtttgataccaatatataccaaaacaacaaaatgtcttagaaaattttgtttggtttgataccTTACCAGTATATACCAAAACAGGTCTACTaactccatttcaaaatgtaagAAGTTTTAGGGCTGTACATTGATATTAAGAAAAATTGATTGGATTAAATGAGGGAATATTGTGATTGATTAAGAAAAGGAAATACGTATGGAATTTGAATGATGGAAGTCTATGATTAGTTGATAAAAGAATGTAGATGGAGacgtttttatattttaagataaaatttaaatgctagaagttcttatattttaaaatggagggagtatcaaatttAATAGGGTATATCAACTACTGGTACAACTATTTAGAACTAATGGGAGCAAAATTTAACACCACTAATGGTATTACTGGGGAAACAATCAGACACCAATCCAAACATCAAGATGGTAGTATGCTGTTTaagtaattactccctccatctatttttgatagttatattttcaaatctgaaaaaattatttttgataggcatatttcaatccaataaactatcatcttaatgaatttctcggatttaatgcgtgactctccattcttccacacaagattaactacatggacatcgagaaatgtaaatattaatgaatcgtttgtttacgagaaatgactagtagcatgtttaaatggatgataagtagaattacttatccttggtccatgtgccaagatgaaatatgactatcaaagtagatggagggagtatatcaaaACTTTGCTGGATAAAATTTGGCTCGAATCCAAATCTGCCCGTAGTCCCAAGAAAAGTGGCTCCTCTTTCTCATCATTTCGGCTGACATGAGTCAAGT from Oryza glaberrima chromosome 3, OglaRS2, whole genome shotgun sequence carries:
- the LOC127767471 gene encoding calcium-dependent protein kinase 8; protein product: MGNCCGTPATAEEGGKRRRRGKQKKANPFTVAYNRAPSSAGAAAGRPGLMVLRDPTGRDLGARYELGGELGRGEFGITYLCTEAETGDRYACKSISKRKLRTPVDVEDVRREVEIMRHMPSHPNIVSLRAAYEDEDNVHLVMELCEGGELFDRIVARGHYTERAAAAVTRTIVEVVQMCHRHGVMHRDLKPENFLYANKKDSSPLKAIDFGLSVFFRPGERFTEIVGSPYYMAPEVLKRHYGPEVDVWSAGVILYILLCGVPPFWAETEQGVAQAIIRSVVDFKREPWPRVSEPAKDLVKRMLDPNPMTRLTAEQVLEHPWLHDSKKMPDIPLGDAVRARLQQFAAMNKLKKKALKVIAEHLSAEEAADIKDMFDKMDVSKNGQLTFEDFKAGIRKLGNQMPDSDLKILMDAADIDKNGILDYQEFVAVSIHVRKIGNDEHIQKAFSYFDQNKSGYIEIEELREALVDEIDGNDEDIINSIIRDVDTDKDGKISYDEFAVMMKAGTDWRKASRQYSRQRFSNLSLKLQKDGSISDDTQ